The Raphanus sativus cultivar WK10039 chromosome 2, ASM80110v3, whole genome shotgun sequence genome includes a region encoding these proteins:
- the LOC108841503 gene encoding VAMP-like protein YKT61, translating to MKITALLVLKAAPEATDPVILANASDVSHFGYFQRSSVKEFVVFVGRTVASRTPPSQRQSVQHEEYKVHAYNRNGLCAVGFMDDHYPVRSAFSLLNQVIDEYQKSFGETWRSAKEDSSQPWPYLAQALTKFQDPAEADKLLKIQRELDETKIILHKTIDSVLARGEKLDSLVEKSSDLSMASQMFYKQAKKTNSCCTIL from the exons ATGAAGATCACAGCCTTGCTTGTTCTGAAGGCCGCTCCCGAAGCCACGGATCCCGTCATCCTCGCCAACGCTTCCGACGTCTCTCACTTCGGCTATTTCCAGCGATCTAGCGTCAAGGAGTTCGTCGTCTTTGTCGGTCGCACCGTCGCCAGCCGCACCCCTCCTTCCCAGCGCCAGTCCGTCCAGCACGAAG AGTACAAGGTTCACGCTTACAATAGAAATGGACTTTGCGCTGTTGGATTCATGGACGATCATTACCCTGTTCGAAGTGCCTTTTCTCTTCTCAATCAG GTTATAGATGAGTACCAGAAGAGTTTTGGTGAGACATGGAGGTCTGCTAAAGAAGACTCCTCTCAGCCCTGGCCTTACTTAGCCCAAGCTCTTACCAAATTTCAG GACCCAGCAGAGGCTGATAAGCTGTTGAAAATCCAGAGGGAGTTGGATGAGACCAAGATTATCCTT CATAAGACCATTGATAGCGTTCTAGCCCGTGGTGAGAAGCTTGACAGCCTAGTTGAGAAGAGCTCTGATTTGAGCATGGCATCCCAG ATGTTCTACAAGCAAGcaaagaaaaccaattcatGCTGCACTATTCTTTGA
- the LOC130507885 gene encoding temperature-induced lipocalin-1-like isoform X1, producing MLLLFGISLKSRRNLRPMLLVSSSYGFLFASLHLVLCLVSAVPDNRQDNQNNKRKMTTEKKEMEVVKNLDLERYMGRWYEIASFPSIFQPKNGVDTRATYSLNPDGTVHVLNEVWNGGKRAFIEGSAYKTDPKSDEAKFKVKFYVPPFLPIIPVTGDYWVLYIDPEYQHAVIGQATRSYLWILSRTAHVEEETYKALVEKAVEEGYDVSKLHKTPQSDTPPESN from the exons ATGTTGCTTCTCTTCGGAATTTCCTTGAAATCTAGAAGGAACCTACGCCCAATGCTTCTCGTCTCTTCATCCTATGGTTTTCTCTTTGCTTCTCTTCATCTTGTGCTCTG TTTAGTCTCAGCAGTCCCAGATAATCGTCAAGATAATCAG AATAATAAAAGAAAGATGACGACCGAAAAGAAAGAGATGGAAGTGGTGAAAAATCTCGACTTGGAGAGATACATGGGCCGCTGGTATGAGATTGCTTCTTTCCCTTCCATTTTTCAGCCCAAGAACGGTGTGGACACTCGCGCCACCTACAGCCTCAACCCTGACGGCACGGTGCACGTCTTGAACGAGGTGTGGAACGGTGGCAAGAGAGCTTTCATTGAAGGCTCGGCCTACAAGACTGATCCTAAGAGCGACGAGGCTAAGTTCAAAGTTAAGTTTTATGTCCCTCCTTTCCTCCCTATCATTCCTGTCACTGGAGATTACTGGGTGTTGTATATTGATCCTGAGTACCAGCACGCCGTCATCGGCCAGGCTACAAGGAGTTATCTCTGG ATACTGAGCAGGACAGCGCATGTAGAGGAAGAGACATACAAGGCGCTGGTGGAGAAGGCAGTGGAGGAAGGGTACGATGTTAGCAAGCTTCACAAAACCCCTCAGAGTGACACACCACCAGAGTCCAACTAG
- the LOC130507886 gene encoding temperature-induced lipocalin-1-like yields MVKRASSFCLLSCVVVLLFSLVSAVPDNRQDNQNNKRKMTTEKKEMEVVKNLDLERYMGRWYEIASFPSIFQPKNGVDTRATYSLNPDGTVHVLNEVWNGGKRAFIEGSAYKTDPKSDEAKFKVKFYVPPFLPIIPVTGDYWVLYIDPEYQHAVIGQATRSYLWILSRTAHVEEETYKALVEKAVEEGYDVSKLHKTPQSDTPPESN; encoded by the exons ATGGTGAAACGAGCATCTTCCTTTTGTCTCCTCTCATGTGTCGTTGTCTTGTTGTTCAGTTTAGTCTCAGCAGTCCCAGATAATCGTCAAGATAATCAG AATAATAAAAGAAAGATGACGACCGAAAAGAAAGAGATGGAAGTGGTGAAAAATCTCGACTTGGAGAGATACATGGGCCGCTGGTATGAGATTGCTTCTTTCCCTTCCATTTTTCAGCCCAAGAACGGTGTGGACACTCGCGCCACCTACAGCCTCAACCCTGACGGCACGGTGCACGTCTTGAACGAGGTGTGGAACGGTGGCAAGAGAGCTTTCATTGAAGGCTCGGCCTACAAGACTGATCCTAAGAGCGACGAGGCTAAGTTCAAAGTTAAGTTTTATGTCCCTCCTTTCCTCCCTATCATTCCTGTCACTGGAGATTACTGGGTGTTGTATATTGATCCTGAGTACCAGCACGCCGTCATCGGCCAGGCTACAAGGAGTTATCTCTGG ATACTGAGCAGGACAGCGCATGTAGAGGAAGAGACATACAAGGCGCTGGTGGAGAAGGCAGTGGAGGAAGGGTACGATGTTAGCAAGCTTCACAAAACCCCTCAGAGTGACACACCACCAGAGTCCAACTAG
- the LOC130507885 gene encoding temperature-induced lipocalin-1-like isoform X2 translates to MSLIMRSTDLQKTSIALPNYLVSTLSLFTSCLVSAVPDNRQDNQNNKRKMTTEKKEMEVVKNLDLERYMGRWYEIASFPSIFQPKNGVDTRATYSLNPDGTVHVLNEVWNGGKRAFIEGSAYKTDPKSDEAKFKVKFYVPPFLPIIPVTGDYWVLYIDPEYQHAVIGQATRSYLWILSRTAHVEEETYKALVEKAVEEGYDVSKLHKTPQSDTPPESN, encoded by the exons ATGAGCTTGATTATGAGATCCACTGATTTGCAAAAGACATCTATCGCTTTACCTAATTACTTGGTCTCAACTCTTTCGCTCTTTACTTCTTG TTTAGTCTCAGCAGTCCCAGATAATCGTCAAGATAATCAG AATAATAAAAGAAAGATGACGACCGAAAAGAAAGAGATGGAAGTGGTGAAAAATCTCGACTTGGAGAGATACATGGGCCGCTGGTATGAGATTGCTTCTTTCCCTTCCATTTTTCAGCCCAAGAACGGTGTGGACACTCGCGCCACCTACAGCCTCAACCCTGACGGCACGGTGCACGTCTTGAACGAGGTGTGGAACGGTGGCAAGAGAGCTTTCATTGAAGGCTCGGCCTACAAGACTGATCCTAAGAGCGACGAGGCTAAGTTCAAAGTTAAGTTTTATGTCCCTCCTTTCCTCCCTATCATTCCTGTCACTGGAGATTACTGGGTGTTGTATATTGATCCTGAGTACCAGCACGCCGTCATCGGCCAGGCTACAAGGAGTTATCTCTGG ATACTGAGCAGGACAGCGCATGTAGAGGAAGAGACATACAAGGCGCTGGTGGAGAAGGCAGTGGAGGAAGGGTACGATGTTAGCAAGCTTCACAAAACCCCTCAGAGTGACACACCACCAGAGTCCAACTAG
- the LOC108825253 gene encoding uncharacterized protein LOC108825253, with protein sequence MFHCELCNANITNVLPKFKLHLVVKDDTDTCNVMLLGSVAKSIIGHKAEDLWDGSYAEIEDPEILPAPIQDLVGKSFCFGLSITSDNVTNGSGNYIVLEVCSGDKVLSIETVSEAISDIGTTSSTMSSAPCMLLDTNSSEDPKTPFSKRKDEKDDLPDITSSSKKMCTKLIKEEKHKSD encoded by the exons ATGTTTCATTGTGAACTTTGTAATGCCAATATCACTAACGTGTTACCAAA ATTCAAACTACATCTGGTAGTTAAAGATGACACAGACacttgcaatgtaatgttactAGGATCTGTTGCAAAGTCCATCATTGGACATAAAGCTGAGGACTTGTGGGATGGTTCTTATGCAGAG ATTGAAGATCCAGAGATACTTCCTGCGCCTATTCAAGATTTGGTGGGGAAATCATTCTGTTTTGGGCTATCTATAACTTCTGATAACGTCACAAATGGATCAGGAAACTATATTGTCTTAGAGGTTTGTTCTGGAGATAAAGTGTTAAGTATTGAAACTGTCTCCGAGGCTATTTCTGATATAGGAACAACTTCTTCTACCATGTCATCTGCTCCT TGCATGCTGTTGGATACAAACTCATCAGAAGATCCTAAAACTCCCTTTTCGAAGCGCAAGGACGAGAAGGATGATCTACCCGACATAACATCATCCTCAAAGAAAATGTGCACTAAATTGATCAAGGAGGAAAAGCATAAATCAGATTAA
- the LOC108841498 gene encoding glycerophosphodiester phosphodiesterase GDPDL6-like encodes MLRGFIIFSLFIHSCVAVPKIPAAVPATKWLTLNGQEPAVVARGGFSGLFPESSASANELANATSSPGLTMLCNLQMTKDGAGICLSDIRLDNATTISTLFPKGQKTYKVNGQTLNGWFALDYSADTIFSNVSLVQNIYSRPSIFDGQMAIAAVEEVLESKPPKFWLSVQYDSFYMEHKLSAAEYLRSLRFRGITFISSPEIGFLKSIGMDARRAKTKLIFEFKDPVAIEPTTGKKYSEILLNLAAIKAFASGVLVPKDYIWPIDSTNYLNPASTFVADAHKAGLEVYASGFANDLSTSYNYSYDPSAEYLQFVDNGQFSVDGFITDFPPTASQAITCLSHQKRNLPKIGNALVITHNGASGEYPGCTDMAYQKAVDDGADVIDCSVQMSKDGMAFCLGSADLIPTTTAATTLMSRATSVPEIQPTNGIFSFDLTWAEIQSLKPQIQSPFSTSGGFQRNPANKNAGKFMTLVDFLEFGKAKAVTGVLINIQNAAYLASKKGLGIVDAVKSALTNSTLDKQSTQKVFIQSDDSSVLSSFEAVPPYTRVLSIDKEIGDAPKPSVDEIKKHAEAVNLKRSSLVTISESFATGKTNVVEEMHKGNISVYVSVLRNEYISIAFDYFSDPTIELATFIAGNGVDGVITEFPATATRYLRSPCSDLNKDQPYAILPAEAGALLSVAAKEAQPPASAPSPPLDAKDVIDPPLPPVANMGSSDGEATPHAPTHSGTITTTSANLGLSLLAILALGLLFAA; translated from the exons ATGCTAAGGGGTTTCATCATTTTCTCCCTTTTCATACATTCTTGTGTTGCGGTTCCCAAGATTCCTGCTGCTGTTCCTGCCACTAAATGGCTCACCCTTAATG GACAAGAGCCTGCGGTGGTGGCGAGAGGTGGCTTCTCCGGTCTTTTCCCTGAGTCAAGCGCCTCTGCAAATGAATTGGCTAATGCCACCAGCTCCCCTGGCCTCACAATGTTGTGCAACCTTCAGATGACAAAGGACGGTGCGGGGATTTGCTTGTCTGATATCAGGCTTGACAATGCAACAACCATCTCCACCCTCTTCCCCAAAGGCCAGAAGACCTACAAGGTCAATGGTCAAACCCTCAACGGATGGTTTGCTCTTGACTACTCGGCAGACACAATCTTTTCCAATGTCTCTC TTGTTCAAAACATCTACTCTCGGCCTAGCATTTTCGATGGCCAGATGGCTATTGCAGCCGTGGAGGAAGTCCTCGAATCCAAGCCTCCAAAGTTCTGGTTAAGCGTTCAG TACGACTCATTCTACATGGAGCACAAGCTGAGCGCAGCTGAGTACCTGAGAAGCTTGAGATTCCGCGGCATTACCTTCATCTCATCTCCAGAGATTGGTTTCTTGAAGAGCATAGGGATGGATGCACGCAGGGCCAAGACAAAGCTCATATTCGAGTTCAAAGACCCCGTGGCAATTGAGCCCACCACCGGTAAGAAGTACAGCGAGATTCTGCTGAATCTCGCAGCCATCAAGGCCTTTGCTTCAGGCGTTCTTGTCCCCAAAGACTACATTTGGCCCATTGACTCGACTAATTACCTTAACCCCGCATCCACCTTTGTGGCTGACGCCCACAAGGCCGGTCTAGAGGTCTACGCTTCAGGTTTTGCCAATGATCTGAGCACCAGTTACAACTACAGCTATGATCCTTCCGCTGAGTATCTCCAGTTTGTGGACAATGGCCAGTTCTCTGTTGATGGCTTCATCACCGATTTCCCGCCAACAGCATCACAAGCCATCA CTTGCTTATCTCACCAAAAGAGAAATCTCCCCAAAATAGGCAACGCGTTGGTCATAACTCACAATGGAGCAAGCGGGGAATATCCAGGATGCACTGACATGGCTTATCAAAAGGCGGTTGACGATGGAGCAGATGTGATCGACTGTTCTGTCCAGATGTCCAAAGACGGTATGGCTTTCTGCCTTGGTTCTGCAGACCTCATACCAACCACAACTGCAGCGACCACTCTCATGTCCCGAGCCACCAGTGTTCCTGAGATCCAGCCCACCAATGGCATTTTCTCTTTTGATCTTACTTGGGCGGAGATCCAGTCTCTGAAGC CTCAAATCCAGAGCCCCTTCTCAACTTCTGGGGGATTCCAGAGAAACCCAGCAAACAAGAACGCAGGGAAGTTCATGACTCTCGTTGACTTCCTGGAGTTTGGCAAAGCAAAGGCAGTCACTGGAGTTCTCATCAACATCCAG AATGCTGCTTATTTAGCCTCAAAGAAAGGCCTAGGAATCGTAGACGCAGTCAAGTCCGCTCTGACCAATTCCACACTCGATAAGCAATCAACCCAAAAGGTTTTCATCCAGTCGGATGATAGCTCTGTTCTGTCAAGTTTTGAGGCCGTCCCTCCGTACACTCGAGTCTTGAGCATCGACAAGGAGATCGGAGATGCTCCAAAACCATCCGTTGATGAAATCAAGAAGCACGCAGAAGCAGTCAATCTCAAGAGAAGTTCTCTCGTCACCATCTCCGAAAGCTTCGCCACGGGGAAGACCAACGTAGTGGAGGAAATGCACAAGGGGAACATCTCTGTTTACGTCTCCGTGCTGAGGAACGAGTACATCTCCATAGCGTTCGACTACTTCTCTGATCCCACGATAGAGCTTGCCACATTCATTGCGGGCAATGGCGTTGATGGAGTCATCACCGAGTTCCCTGCCACCGCCACCAGATACTTAA GGAGTCCATGCTCAGATTTAAACAAAGACCAGCCTTACGCCATCTTACCTGCAGAGGCTGGCGCTCTACTCTCCGTGGCAGCCAAGGAAGCACAGCCACCAGCTAGTGCCCCAAGTCCACCACTTGACGCTAAAGACGTGATTGATCCTCCTCTGCCCCCGGTTGCAAACATGGGCTCCTCTGATGGAGAAGCTACGCCACATGCCCCTACTCATTCAGGCACCATTACCACAACATCTGCTAATCTTGGCCTTTCCTTGCTGGCAATACTGGCCTTGGGACTACTCTTTGCTGCTTAA